The DNA region TGTAGTACAAATGGTCCTTTCTTTCCATCaactagggctgttaacgaaccgaacataaacgaacaggggttgttcgtgttcgtttgttaagaattttataGTGTTCGTGTTCGGgatcgtttgttaaggattttgaaaATGCTGTTCGAGATCGTTTGTTAATCGtttgttagtgttcgttaatgttcgcgaacacgttcgtgaacatgttcgttaagattaacgaacacgttcgcgaACATATTTGTTCGTGAACACATTCGTTAACCTTAacaaacatgttcgcgaacacgttcgttaaccttaacaaacacgttcgcgaacgtgtttgttaaccattaaaataaacaacataactataaaaataacaaaaacaagataaaaaaaaatacaaacaaactgTTTGTTATCCTTACAAGTTACAAGccaaaaacattaaaatgtaACTGATTTGCATGGAACATCCAAAAAAGCTTCTTCAACTCCAAGTCATTCTAGTGATATAGTCTTCACATCTTCAGTACACTACAttaaatgatacatatgtatatattgttatattaaatattattattgaagataaaatgagatatattaaatataagaattgaAAATACTTACTTTTACTTTCCTTTTCAGATTGTATAAGTTACGCAACCAATCACTTCCACAAAGTAGCATCTGAACAGTATTTGTCCCTAGAGATGCCCGATATGTGTCAATAACTCTACCACCAGCACTAAATGTTGACTCTGAAGCAACCGTAGTAATTGGAATTGATAAGATTTCACATGCCATCTTTGATAACACTCTAAACTTTAGATTGTTTGGCTTCCACCAATCCAATGCATTAAATTTGGTAGAATCTCCTTCACAAATAAACACACCATCCTGTAAATAAGTATCTAGTTCAGACTTCACATTTTGGACAGTTTCAACATTCCTCACAAACTTCTCAAACTTTGATCTCCCTATTTCAACAACTAGCCCCTTCCCTTTCCATGtagtagtagcaacacaatttTCAGAAGTATCCATTgcctgaaaatcattttcctttgaAGTTGCTGCATATTTATCCAAATATATCTTGTATAACTCATACAAAGAATCATGAACAATAGCAATTTGTCTAGTAGCTTCATACTCAGAATAAATGACtggaaaagaaaattcaataaatgtcattttattccTAGGATCTAAAACAGCAGCAATAGAAAGCAATAGATTGCTACTACCCCAATATTTGTCAAACTTCTGCTGCATTGTTTGGGCCATGTTTTTCATCCAAGGTTCTACACTTACAGACTTTTGACATAAGATTTCTTTGAtgttatatagttcaggaaggAACAAATTTGATGTTGGATATTCAGAacctatatttaaaaaaaatagttaaattatataacacttatatatgatagtaataatataaataaatttaattgtatAGCAATGTACCTGAGATAATTTGTGTAACTTCATTGAAATGCACCAATAAAGAGCATATCTCCTCAACTCTTTGTCAATCATCATTAGAAGGCAAGCAATTATAATTCGGATCTCGAAGTTGATATCGGGGGAATACTTGCTTAAAATCCAAAGCACAGGACAACATAACAAATGTTGCATTCCACCTAGTGCAGCAATCTAAAATCAACTTCTTGCTAGGCACTTGAAGCTGTTTGCAAATCTCATTAAAACTATGCAATCGTTGAGGTGAGGCACTAATGTACTTGACACTATCTCTCACATTTTCAATGATAGACTTAATCTCAGAAAGACCATCTTGCACAAGAATGTTCAATATGTGTGCACAACAACGAATATGAAATAACTTACCATCAAGTGGCAAATTTGTATGGAAAGAAAGAGAGTCATGTAACAATCTCACAGCTGAATCATTATATGAGGCATTATCCACCGTGATTGTCCACACTTTCTCTTCAATACTCCATTCTTGCAAGCATTTGTATATTGCATCACAAACACATGTACCAGTATGTGGAGGAAGAACTTCAACAAAGTTCAAAACTCTTTTCTGCAACTTACTATCCAAGTCTACAAAATGAGCAGTTATCACCATGTATTGGATGTTCTGGTTTGATGTCCATATGTCAGTTGTGATGCTAATTTTGTCAACTAATTTCAACAATCCTTGTACTCGTTTCTTCTCTATCTCATAAGTTTACCAACAATCTTTTGTGGTTGTTGTTCGACTAATTCGCTCATAATATGGACTTGCAGTTTGCATGACTATGTTGAAGAGGTCATACTCAACAAAGGAAAATGGCAATTCATGAACCATGATCATGTGAGATATAACTTCCCTTATCCTCGCTTGATCATACTTCCAACTTTGAACACCATTAACACTTTCTGATTTTTGTGTTGATGGAAGTACACAAATGTTCCTTTGCCCAGATAGATTTATCTTGCGTTTTATGCAACAATCTAAATGTCTTTTGTATTGTGTGGTTGTCCCATCCTTTTGCTTTTTCAATTTGTAGTTGCAGTGATTGCATTGCACTCTTTCCTCACCATTCTCAAGTTTGACCAATGTCATTTCCTGCCAAATAATTGAAGATATTTtcctttgcttttttttttatatggttCACAGTCCCCTTCCACTTCTTCAACTTCCTTAGTAACATCCTTTCCAGCATCACATTCTAACCCAATTAGGTCTACATTTGCTTCATTTCCTTCTGCCATATCTATTGGTAAGTCTGAAGAACCAACACTTGGACTTGAATATTGATCAACTGTGTTGTAACTTGCATAAGACATTGCtattatacataatacaaacaagtaattaaaaatatatacaatattcacactataattaaaaaaataaataagattatataaaattaataagattaTTGAATACTACCACATTGACACAGTACAATATGTTACattgttcttcttcatcttgtcCAAATGTCCAACAAGCTTAACAAGAAAATTCAAAGAACAAATAAACACACAAATACAATGTCAAAGTGGCATACTAGCATcaaccataattactaattaatataaaataaagctaaactcaaatagtaaaaataaaacaaaaataaagaataccATAAGAAATTATTGTTGGTGACTTTCTGGGTTGTTGCTTGCTGCCTGAGATTCTGTTATTAATGataatacatataaattaataaattaaggaaGTAATGAAGAGCAAATTAATGAAGTGTAAATGTGTGATATGTTATATCATATATGCGAATGTATCTCAGTAAAGGACAAACATAGATACATGTtgcattaaataaattaatgaagaGTTTCATggcttttttttcaaaacatcagaAAAAGACAAACATAGATAcatcttttttttcaaaacatcagaAAAAGACAAACATAGATACATCATACATGCTGCATTCAGCATTTCCAAAACATCAGATGATGTTTTTGATCATTTCTTTAGCATTTCCAAAACATCAGATGATGTTTTTGATCATTTCTTTTAAGAAATAGACTTAGTGGCACACCCACTAACATAACTTTTAGCTTTTAGATAATTAGATCTaagcaaataaacaaaacaTGGTGTCACTAGGATAGTTAGATGCAAGAATAGAAAGCAAAAGTTAGcatggtttttttttccttaacaGTTCAGAGAGACAGAGAATATAAATAGAGATACGTACAGCCGTACAGAGGCCGGAGGTGGCTACGACGTCAACAGACGGTGGCGACGGGACAGCGAAATAGAGATGGAAGTGATGGTGGCGATGTAGCGACGCGATGGCGAAACAGTAGTGACTAGTGATGGAGAAAACCGGCGGTGGCTGCCGACGTGAGAGTGGCTACACTAGCTAGCGACTGGCGAAGTAGCGGACTGGCGGCTGAACAAGTGAAGAGGAATTGATTTCTGAGGAGTGAAGAGGAAAACGTGGAACCCTAATGAAAGTGGCTTGCACAGTAGTTCCACTAGactttgtataattatatatatatatatNNNNNNNNNNNNNNNNNNNNNNNNNNNNNNNNNNNNNNNNNNNNNNNNNNTTCACGAACAACActaacgaacacaaacgagcttgttcacgatctcttagcaaacgagctccCAACTGTTCAagctctgttcgtttattaaccgagctcaaaattttgtttgttaatgttcgtttagcttaataaacgaacataaacgaacgcttaccgaacacgaacacgagtagtttgtcgaaagctctgttcgctaacacccctacCCTCAACCAATTCAGTCTTTACTTTGCTCAACTCTTAATCCTTAAgttgttctttctttatttcttcaaacATGTTGGGAATAATTCTCATGTGGTATAACTCAATTTTAGCTTTGCTCCCACCTTGCTCTCGTACCTCCAAATTTAGTCTTTGAAATTCCTTGCATAAGTCGTCTGGCAGTACCCAAATAGCATTAAGAGTATGACTCGTCTTCCTactcaaagcatctgctactACATTTGCCTTTCCTTCATGATACTGGATTACCAAGTCATAGTCCTTAATGAGTTCCAACCACCTCCTCTGCCTCATGTTCAATTCTTTTTTAGTAAAGATATACTTTAAGCTCTTATGGTCCGTGAAGATCTTGCACTGcactccataaagataatgtctcCAAATCTTTAAAGCAAACACAACTGCTGCTAATTCCAATTCATGGGTGGGATAATTTATCTCATGTTtctttagttgttttgatgcgtATGCCACCACTCTCCCATTTTGCATTAGCACACACCCAAGACCTTTCTTTGATGCAtcactatatatttcaaatccCTCAGTTGCTAATGGTAGAGTCAATACAAGAGCAGTGGTTAACTTTTCCTTTAACTCCTGGAAAGCTTTCTCACAACTTTCTTCCCAACGAAATATAGTAGTCTTCCTCATAAGATTTGTGATAGGTTGGGCTATCCGAGAAAAATTTGGCACAAACCTTCGATAATACCCTGCTAATCCTAGAAAACTTCGGACCTCCGTAACTGTCGTAGGAGTAGGCCAATTCATCACAGCTTGGATTTTGGCTGGATCTACTGAGATTCCTTCCTTAGTCACGATATGGCCTAGAAATGCCACACTATCCTTCCAGAAATCACACTTAGACAACTTggcatataattgattttcccttagtgtttgcAACACGATCCGAAGATGATCCTCATGTTCTTTCGGATTTCGGGagtagactaaaatgtcatCGATGAATACAATGAAAAACTCATCCAAGTAAGGTCTAAACACCCTATTCATGAGATCCATGAATACTGCTGGTGTATTTGTTAACCCAAACGGCATCACCGTAAACTCATAGTGGCCGTACCTTGTCCGAAAGGCTGTCTTAGATATATCTTTCTCAGCCACTCTCACTTGATGATATCCCGACCTCAAATCTATCTTTGAGAAAGTACCAGCCTCCTTTAATTGATCGAACAGATCATCAATCCGAGGGAGTGGGTACTTATTCTTGACAGTCACCCGGTTCAACTCGCGGTAGTCAACGCAGAGTCGCAACCCACCATCCTTCTTTTTCACGAACAATACTGGAGCTCCCCATGGCGATACACTCGGACGAATGtatcccttacttagcaagtcTTGAAGCTGCTCCTTCAATTCTTGTAATTCTATTGGGGCCATTCGGTACAGGGTCTTTNCTCTTTCACGAACAACActaacgaacacaaacgagcttgttcacgatctcttagcaaacgagctccCAACTGTTCAagctctgttcgtttattaaccgagctcaaaattttgtttgttaatgttcgtttagcttaataaacgaacataaacgaacgcttaccgaacacgaacacgagtagtttgtcgaaagctctgttcgctaacacccctacCCTCAACCAATTCAGTCTTTACTTTGCTCAACTCTTAATCCTTAAgttgttctttctttatttcttcaaacATGTTGGGAATAATTCTCATGTGGTATAACTCAATTTTAGCTTTGCTCCCACCTTGCTCTCGTACCTCCAAATTTAGTCTTTGAAATTCCTTGCATAAGTCGTCTGGCAGTACCCAAATAGCATTAAGAGTATGACTCGTCTTCCTactcaaagcatctgctactACATTTGCCTTTCCTTCATGATACTGGATTACCAAGTCATAGTCCTTAATGAGTTCCAACCACCTCCTCTGCCTCATGTTCAATTCTTTTTTAGTAAAGATATACTTTAAGCTCTTATGGTCCGTGAAGATCTTGCACTGcactccataaagataatgtctcCAAATCTTTAAAGCAAACACAACTGCTGCTAATTCCAATTCATGGGTGGGATAATTTATCTCATGTTtctttagttgttttgatgcgtATGCCACCACTCTCCCATTTTGCATTAGCACACACCCAAGACCTTTCTTTGATGCAtcactatatatttcaaatccCTCAGTTGCTAATGGTAGAGTCAATACAAGAGCAGTGGTTAACTTTTCCTTTAACTCCTGGAAAGCTTTCTCACAACTTTCTTCCCAACGAAATATAGTAGTCTTCCTCATAAGATTTGTGATAGGTTGGGCTATCCGAGAAAAATTTGGCACAAACCTTCGATAATACCCTGCTAATCCTAGAAAACTTCGGACCTCCGTAACTGTCGTAGGAGTAGGCCAATTCATCACAGCTTGGATTTTGGCTGGATCTACTGAGATTCCTTCCTTAGTCACGATATGGCCTAGAAATGCCACACTATCCTTCCAGAAATCACACTTAGACAACTTggcatataattgattttcccttagtgtttgcAACACGATCCGAAGATGATCCTCATGTTCTTTCGGATTTCGGGagtagactaaaatgtcatCGATGAATACAATGAAAAACTCATCCAAGTAAGGTCTAAACACCCTATTCATGAGATCCATGAATACTGCTGGTGTATTTGTTAACCCAAACGGCATCACCGTAAACTCATAGTGGCCGTACCTTGTCCGAAAGGCTGTCTTAGATATATCTTTCTCAGCCACTCTCACTTGATGATATCCCGACCTCAAATCTATCTTTGAGAAAGTACCAGCCTCCTTTAATTGATCGAACAGATCATCAATCCGAGGGAGTGGGTACTTATTCTTGACAGTCACCCGGTTCAACTCGCGGTAGTCAACGCAGAGTCGCAACCCACCATCCTTCTTTTTCACGAACAATACTGGAGCTCCCCATGGCGATACACTCGGACGAATGtatcccttacttagcaagtcTTGAAGCTGCTCCTTCAATTCTTGTAATTCTATTGGGGCCATTCGGTACAGGGTCTTTGAAATAGGAGTAGTGCCCGGTACCATATCAATGTTGAACTCTACTTCCCGTTGTGGAGGGAAGCCTGGAATCTCTTCAGGGAATATGTCAGGAAACTCCCTTACGACAGTGATTTGCTCAATTCCCTTCTTCTCCACATTCAAATCTTCCACCATGCATAAGAACACTTCACACCTTTTTCCCACATACTTCCTCATCTTGGCCATCGATACTAATCTCACATCGGGCAGACTTGCAGCTCCCTTATAGGACACACGTTTTCCTTTTGGGCTCNTTCATGGGTGGGATAATTTATCTCATGTTtctttagttgttttgatgcgtATGCCACCACTCTCCCATTTTGCATTAGCACACACCCAAGACCTTTCTTTGATGCAtcactatatatttcaaatccCTCAGTTGCTAATGGTAGAGTCAATACAAGAGCAGTGGTTAACTTTTCCTTTAACTCCTGGAAAGCTTTCTCACAACTTTCTTCCCAACGAAATATAGTAGTCTTCCTCATAAGATTTGTGATAGGTTGGGCTATCCGAGAAAAATTTGGCACAAACCTTCGATAATACCCTGCTAATCCTAGAAAACTTCGGACCTCCGTAACTGTCGTAGGAGTAGGCCAATTCATCACAGCTTGGATTTTGGCTGGATCTACTGAGATTCCTTCCTTAGTCACGATATGGCCTAGAAATGCCACACTATCCTTCCAGAAATCACACTTAGACAACTTggcatataattgattttcccttagtgtttgcAACACGATCCGAAGATGATCCTCATGTTCTTTCGGATTTCGGGagtagactaaaatgtcatCGATGAATACAATGAAAAACTCATCCAAGTAAGGTCTAAACACCCTATTCATGAGATCCATGAATACTGCTGGTGTATTTGTTAACCCAAACGGCATCACCGTAAACTCATAGTGGCCGTACCTTGTCCGAAAGGCTGTCTTAGATATATCTTTCTCAGCCACTCTCACTTGATGATATCCCGACCTCAAATCTATCTTTGAGAAAGTACCAGCCTCCTTTAATTGATCGAACAGATCATCAATCCGAGGGAGTGGGTACTTATTCTTGACAGTCACCCGGTTCAACTCGCGGTAGTCAACGCAGAGTCGCAACCCACCATCCTTCTTTTTCACGAACAATACTGGAGCTCCCCATGGCGATACACTCGGACGAATGtatcccttacttagcaagtcTTGAAGCTGCTCCTTCAATTCTTGTAATTCTATTGGGGCCATTCGGTACAGGGTCTTTGAAATAGGAGTAGTGCCCGGTACCATATCAATGTTGAACTCTACTTCCCGTTGTGGAGGGAAGCCTGGAATCTCTTCAGGGAATATGTCAGGAAACTCCCTTACGACAGTGATTTGCTCAATTCCCTTCTTCTCCACATTCAAATCTTCCACCATGCATAAGAACACTTCACACCTTTTTCCCACATACTTCCTCATCTTGGCCATCGATACTAATCTCACATCGGGCAGACTTGCAGCTCCCTTATAGGACACACGTTTTCCTTTTGGCAGACTTGCAGCTCCCTTATAGGACACACGTTTTCCTTTTGGGCGACTTGCAGCTCCCTTATAGGACACACGTTTTCCTTTTGGGCTCCTCAGTACCACTTTATAGGACACACGTTTTCCTTTTGGGCTCCTCAGTACCACTTTTTGTTTGCTACAAAAGATCTGAGCCCTATACTTTCCTAACCAATCCATCCCTAGTATTATATCAAAGTCATCTAATCCAAACTGTATTAAGGTACAAGGGAAACTTTCTCCTTCTATGCTTATAGGTATATTCTCAAAGACATTACTACAGGTCACCACCTTCCCCGATGCAAGGTtcactttaaattgtacttgGGAACTAGGTACTAACTTTAATTTCTCTATAAACCTTGAggatataaaagaatgagatgCTCCAGAGTCAAATAATACATAAGCAGGTATATCACGAAGCAGAAAAGTACCTGCCACCACATCGCTCACATCCGCCTAAGCTTTACTCATCACAAAGATCCTTCCTTGCTGGGGTCCACTAGCTTTACTCATCACAAAGATCCTTCCTTGCTGGGGTCCACTCCTGCTGGTTGGTGCCTTGCTCCTTCCTTGCTGGGGTCCACTCCTGCTGGTTGGTGCCTTGCTTGTGCTTTGCTGGGGTCCACTCCTGCTGGTTGGTGCCTTGCTTGTGCTCTCATGGGGTCCACTCCTGCTGGTTGGTGCCTTGCTTGTGCTCTCAGTGTTACTATTTGCCATATTCACTCCATTCCTAGCCTTCACTTGTATTCCAGATTATTGGGTCTTTCCTTGACTTTGACTAGGACAGAATGACCTTTCCCTCGTGCTAGTTTGACACTCAAATGAGTGATGGCCCTTCTTCCCACAGTTGAAGCACTCTACCGGCATCCCTATACAATCGACACCGGGATGATCCTTCCCACATCTTTTACAATGGAAATGCCTCTCCTTCATCCATCCTCTACCGGTCATCCCCGCACTTTGAGTTGGGTAATCCCTCCTAGGTCTGGGAATCCCACTTCTTTGGTACTCCTGAACAGTCTCTCCTTGACTCATCTTAGATTTCTTCTCTCCCCCTTTGCTACTACCTTCAAATCTCCTCTTACCCTTCTCACGAACCTCCTTCTGCATCTGCTGGATTCGATAATGTTTGGCAGCCTTACTATAAGCCTCTCCAAGAGTCTGACACTAAAACACACAAACGGCTTTTTGAGTCTCAAAATTTAATCCACTTACAAACTTCCTAGCCTTGCTTGGCTCATCCGGGGCTAGGGCAGGAACAAATCGTGCCAGCTCAAGATATTTAGCAAAGTAGTCCTGAATAGATGTCGTCCCTTGACGTAGATGCAGAAATTCCTCATACTTGGCGGACTTAACATGCTCGGGATAAAAACGATCCCGCATTCGAGCCTTAAGGTCAGTCCATTGAAATTCTCCCTCTTGCCGATACATGGGTCCCATCATACTCCACCAATTGTCAGCTTCTTGCTGGAGATAGAATGTAGCTATCTCCACCCTCCTTTCTTCAGGACAATCTACAGCCTCAAACATTTTGTCGAAAGTCCTTATCCAATCTTCTAACACCAGCGGATCTTACTTGCCGGTGAAGAATGGCGGACGATGCCCGGCTATGATCTTAGCCACATCTGGCCCTCCCCGTTGATTATTGAGAAGCGCATTTCCCAAAGTTTGAGTCAGTTGGGTCAATTGCTACAAATTCTGCGCTAGCAGTTCCTCGGTAGGAGTTCCACGAGGTTCGGCTCTCCTTCTAGACGGAGCCATTATAAACTACTGCAGAACCAATACGAGGTTCAGACAAGCACAAATCACTATCTAACTTACACAGGTGCACACCAAATCGGGTGCAATAGTGACAGTTCTAAGTATCAAACATAATCTTAACCAAGTAAAATAATATCACACCCTCACCACGAGTCCTAAAAAATTTCCTCCCTAGAATTTCATCTTTACCTTCTTAAGATCCAATACTTATTTCTTAAAGTTCCACCCTAAAGTTCATGCCTAGGTCTCAACCTAGTGCTCTaataccaactgtaacacccccagatttttccatcatactaaaaggcataattaatcataattactaatttcccaaaacggaagcgcataaatCCAGAGatgctactccacacctaagtttatcacaaacttagatgctaaggtagtctttacatctactatccttattaatacatactattactacCNCATCACAAAGATCCTTCCTTGCTGGGGTCCACTCCTGCTGGTTGGTGCCTTGCTTGTGCTCTCAGTGTTACTATTTGCCATATTCACTCCATTCCTAGCCTTCACTTGTATTCCAGATTATTGGGTCTTTCCTTGACTTTGACTAGGACAGAATGACCTTTCCCTCGTGCTAGTTTGACACTCAAATGAGTGATGGCCCTTCTTCCCACAGTTGAAGCACTCTACCGGCATCCCTATACAATCGACACCGGGATGATCCTTCCCACATCTTTTACAATGGAAATGCCTCTCCTTCATCCATCCTCTACCGGTCATCCCCGCACTTTGAGTTGGGTAATCCCTCCTAGGTCTGGGAATCCCACTTCTTTGGTACTCCTGAACAGTCTCTCCTTGACTCATCTTAGATTTCTTCTCTCCCCCTTTGCTACTACCTTCAAATCTCCTCTTACCCTTCTCACGAACCTCCTTCTGCATCTGCTGGATTCGATAATGTTTGGCAGCCTTACTATAAGCCTCTCCAAGAGTCTGACACTAAAACACACAAACGGCTTTTTGAGTCTCAAAATTTAATCCACTTACAAACTTCCTAGCCTTGCTTGGCTCATCCGGGGCTAGGGCAGGAACAAATCGTGCCAGCTCAAGATATTTAGCAAAGTAGTCCTGAATAGATGTCGTCCCTTGACGTAGATGCAGAAATTCCTCATACTTGGCGGACTTAACATGCTCGGGATAAAAACGATCCCGCATTCGAGCCTTAAGGTCAGTCCATTGAAATTCTCCCTCTTGCCGATACATGGGTCCCATCATACTCCACCAATTGTCAGCTTCTTGCTGGAGATAGAATGTAGCTATCTCCACCCTCCTTTCTTCAGGACAATCTACAGCCTCAAACATTTTGTCGAAAGTCCTTATCCAATCTTCTAACACCAGCGGATCTTACTTGCCGGTGAAGAATGGCGGACGATGCCCGGCTATGATCTTAGCCACATCTGGCCCTCCCCGTTGATTATTGAGAAGCGCATTTCCCAAAGTTTGAGTCAGTTGGGTCAATTGCTACAAATTCTGCGCTAGCAGTTCCTCGGTAGGAGTTCCACGAGGTTCGGCTCTCCTTCTAGACGGAGCCATTATAAACTACTGCAGAACCAATACGAGGTTCAGACAAGCACAAATCACTATCTAACTTACACAGGTGCACACCAAATCGGGTGCAATAGTGACAGTTCTAAGTATCAAACATAATCTTAACCAAGTA from Ipomoea triloba cultivar NCNSP0323 chromosome 6, ASM357664v1 includes:
- the LOC116023529 gene encoding zinc finger BED domain-containing protein RICESLEEPER 2-like, whose protein sequence is MSYASYNTVDQYSSPSVGSSDLPIDMAEGNEANVDLIGLECDAGKDVTKEVEEVEGDYLDSKLQKRVLNFVEVLPPHTGTCVCDAIYKCLQEWSIEEKVWTITVDNASYNDSAVRLLHDSLSFHTNLPLDGKLFHIRCCAHILNILVQDGLSEIKSIIENVRDSVKYISASPQRLHSFNEICKQLQVPSKKLILDCCTRWNATFVMLSCALDFKQVFPRYQLRDPNYNCLPSNDD
- the LOC116023531 gene encoding uncharacterized protein LOC116023531; protein product: MFEAVDCPEERRVEIATFYLQQEADNWWSMMGPMYRQEGEFQWTDLKARMRDRFYPEHVKSAKYEEFLHLRQGTTSIQDYFAKYLELARFVPALAPDEPSKARKFCQTLGEAYSKAAKHYRIQQMQKEVREKGKRRFEGSSKGGEKKSKMSQGETVQEYQRSGIPRPRRDYPTQSAGMTGRGWMKERHFHCKRCGKDHPGVDCIGMPVECFNCGKKGHHSFECQTSTRERSFCPSQSQGKTQ